A single window of uncultured Methanospirillum sp. DNA harbors:
- a CDS encoding ABC transporter permease — MPGDPVISLVGDDVVLTQSVIINLHTQYGLDRPIYEQFFNYCFHLAILDLGYSYHMHGFVLDLIISRVGWTLLYVGIAVILGSILGIVLGSNAGWRTDTLRSKVLSGFALVISSTPPYLLGLFFLVIFVYHLGWFPFKGLYDTFTITSIAHHIALPVIVLTLFYASRNLLIMRGTTIAEKNLLYPQFVRALGIPNSDILTRHVRRNAILPLITILALDFGFLISGSLFIEIVFSLNGMGSLIYDAIQMRDYPVLTSSFLIISILVIIANIIADILIFIYDPRARGD; from the coding sequence ATGCCTGGGGATCCGGTTATCAGTCTGGTTGGAGATGACGTAGTACTTACCCAGTCGGTCATTATTAATTTACACACTCAGTATGGTCTGGATCGACCTATTTATGAGCAGTTCTTTAACTACTGCTTCCATCTTGCAATATTAGATCTGGGTTACTCGTACCACATGCATGGATTTGTGCTTGATCTTATCATCAGCAGGGTGGGATGGACCCTCCTTTATGTTGGAATTGCAGTCATACTGGGAAGCATTCTTGGTATTGTACTTGGATCGAATGCAGGCTGGAGAACAGACACTCTGCGATCAAAAGTTTTATCCGGATTTGCCCTTGTCATCTCATCTACCCCTCCCTACTTGCTCGGACTCTTTTTCCTCGTGATCTTTGTTTATCACCTGGGATGGTTTCCCTTTAAAGGACTGTATGATACCTTTACGATAACAAGTATTGCTCATCATATTGCATTACCAGTCATCGTTCTCACTCTGTTTTATGCATCAAGAAACCTTCTCATTATGAGAGGAACAACCATTGCAGAAAAAAATCTGCTCTACCCCCAATTTGTCAGGGCTCTGGGGATTCCGAACTCTGATATTCTTACTCGGCATGTCAGAAGGAATGCAATTCTCCCGTTGATTACCATATTAGCACTAGATTTTGGATTTCTTATCTCCGGATCCCTATTCATTGAGATTGTTTTCTCTTTAAATGGTATGGGGAGTCTGATTTATGATGCGATTCAAATGAGAGATTATCCGGTACTGACAAGTTCATTCCTGATTATCTCCATTCTGGTAATCATTGCGAATATCATCGCTGATATCCTTATCTTCATCTATGATCCAAGGGCACGAGGAGATTGA
- a CDS encoding ABC transporter permease has translation MPYLSPSSDHILGTDDVGHDVFSLLVYGTRISLIIGFCAGGISLVIGIWIGVISGYVKGKVDDILMGLTDIALIIPKIPVIIVIAAFFRPNIWILIAILGLFSWESTARLVRAKTLQISSSGFILSARCLGFSTHQVMVHEILPVIYPIILPKGMLIVAGAMISEASLSFLGLSDPTMESWGKMISDAFTHGGFVREMWWWVLPPAFCISLVILSFVRIGMIHEQPRRESAFE, from the coding sequence ATGCCATATCTATCCCCAAGCTCTGATCATATCCTTGGAACCGATGATGTAGGGCATGATGTTTTTTCTCTGCTTGTTTATGGGACACGGATCTCTTTAATAATCGGTTTTTGTGCCGGAGGAATTTCTCTGGTGATCGGGATCTGGATCGGAGTAATTTCCGGATATGTAAAAGGAAAAGTTGATGATATTCTGATGGGGCTTACCGATATTGCGTTGATAATTCCGAAAATTCCGGTAATTATCGTAATAGCCGCGTTTTTCAGACCAAACATCTGGATTTTGATTGCGATTCTCGGGTTATTCTCCTGGGAGAGTACCGCAAGGCTGGTAAGGGCAAAAACTCTCCAGATCAGTTCATCCGGGTTTATTCTGTCTGCCCGGTGCCTTGGTTTCTCAACCCACCAGGTAATGGTACATGAGATTTTACCGGTTATTTACCCGATCATCCTTCCAAAAGGTATGCTCATCGTTGCCGGAGCAATGATATCTGAAGCATCTCTCTCCTTTCTTGGATTATCAGATCCGACAATGGAAAGCTGGGGAAAAATGATATCAGATGCTTTTACTCATGGTGGGTTTGTCAGGGAGATGTGGTGGTGGGTTCTGCCTCCAGCATTCTGTATTAGTCTTGTAATCCTCTCATTTGTCAGAATCGGAATGATACACGAACAACCCCGGCGTGAAAGTGCTTTTGAATGA
- a CDS encoding ABC transporter substrate-binding protein: MTMVLVNNKLVILGLILLLLFGCAIPALAEDKVLRVGTTDQIKSLSLMGDYNLGQMSEASNLALLQFDENGKVIPALASSYDVSSDNTVWTFTLKDDIFWSDGKPITGDDVLFSIQYYGTTSESVWLKDLIKDSQVNGKKVIFTLNKPYTNLAQDFARRNLLPKHIWESIDKPVEYADPKGSYVGSGPFYIENVDLNSAKVIFKKNPYWKGKQPYYDSIEVSWFKNEDAASKALESGAMDTFWKYSGSYPYSGIETLKSTGKFDVLEKPSSGLTFLGFNLNKEPMSDPEFRKAVSKAINYQEMVDILTLGHGKVPNLGFIPPAMNAYVETDQLQYSVEDAKKVLADAGYKDTNGNGIIEGKDAKDIKLDFLIRDQFNREGDLVKEYLGKVGIGAELHSVDQESWTDLKDKFNYDITLTRTTPFGMIKEAGWATAYFESRMFGGGQLHTVSDPKFLELCDKLLSTTDQTKIAEYAKEVQQYYAENLPGIALYWKNDVTPYNKAITGWYSNPMFGIMNEFTFSGAKPVA; encoded by the coding sequence ATGACAATGGTTCTGGTGAATAATAAACTCGTTATTCTGGGGTTAATACTCCTCCTCCTATTTGGATGCGCTATTCCGGCACTGGCGGAGGATAAAGTATTACGGGTGGGAACAACCGATCAGATAAAATCACTGTCACTGATGGGTGATTATAATCTTGGACAAATGAGTGAGGCTTCAAATTTAGCTCTTCTTCAATTTGATGAAAACGGGAAGGTTATTCCAGCTCTTGCATCCTCGTATGATGTTTCATCTGACAATACAGTCTGGACATTTACACTTAAAGATGATATATTCTGGAGCGATGGAAAACCGATCACCGGTGATGACGTACTGTTTTCCATACAGTATTATGGAACAACTTCTGAAAGTGTATGGCTCAAGGATTTAATAAAAGACAGTCAGGTCAATGGAAAGAAGGTAATATTCACCCTTAATAAGCCGTATACCAACCTTGCACAGGATTTTGCACGCCGAAATCTACTTCCAAAACATATCTGGGAGTCTATAGATAAACCGGTAGAATATGCCGATCCAAAAGGTTCGTACGTCGGATCTGGGCCGTTCTACATCGAAAATGTAGATCTCAACTCTGCAAAGGTGATTTTTAAGAAGAATCCGTACTGGAAAGGCAAACAGCCCTACTATGACTCAATAGAAGTATCCTGGTTCAAGAATGAGGATGCAGCTTCAAAGGCACTAGAAAGCGGGGCAATGGATACGTTCTGGAAGTATTCAGGCTCGTATCCGTATTCAGGTATTGAAACACTTAAGTCAACAGGCAAATTTGATGTTCTGGAAAAACCGAGCAGTGGTCTGACGTTCCTGGGCTTCAATCTGAACAAGGAACCCATGTCTGATCCTGAATTCAGGAAGGCCGTAAGCAAGGCAATTAACTATCAGGAAATGGTCGATATTTTAACTCTTGGCCATGGAAAGGTCCCCAACTTAGGATTCATCCCACCTGCAATGAATGCCTATGTTGAAACGGATCAACTTCAGTATAGTGTGGAAGATGCCAAGAAGGTCCTCGCCGATGCTGGATACAAAGATACGAATGGCAACGGAATCATTGAAGGAAAAGACGCAAAAGACATAAAACTTGACTTCCTTATCAGGGATCAGTTCAACCGTGAAGGAGACCTTGTAAAAGAGTACCTTGGGAAAGTAGGTATAGGGGCTGAACTTCATTCTGTGGACCAGGAATCCTGGACCGATCTCAAGGACAAATTCAACTATGACATCACCCTTACGCGGACCACTCCATTTGGAATGATAAAAGAAGCAGGATGGGCAACTGCATACTTTGAGAGCAGGATGTTTGGAGGTGGTCAACTCCATACTGTGAGCGATCCGAAATTCCTTGAACTCTGTGACAAGCTGCTGAGTACTACAGATCAGACCAAGATTGCAGAGTATGCGAAGGAAGTTCAGCAGTATTATGCAGAAAACTTACCCGGAATCGCTTTGTATTGGAAGAATGATGTTACACCATACAACAAGGCGATCACAGGCTGGTACTCTAATCCGATGTTCGGAATTATGAATGAATTTACCTTTTCCGGAGCAAAACCGGTAGCCTGA